One Brassica oleracea var. oleracea cultivar TO1000 chromosome C7, BOL, whole genome shotgun sequence genomic window carries:
- the LOC106302782 gene encoding uncharacterized protein LOC106302782, with protein sequence MTSSKNNHFILVLSTLLFILQTQSSLGNHSSTDGFFPWAPKHVVIINKLTTHARLIVHCTNENKDLGIKELAYGASFDFRFHVNFRKTTTYICSFEWPKNKVRFDIFSTYRDDNVFSKVGVCRECIWYIYEPAPCRAKRDGGASICFGWDS encoded by the coding sequence ATGACTTCCTCAAAAAATAACCACTTCATATTAGTGCTATCCACACTTTTATTTATCCTCCAAACACAATCATCTTTAGGAAACCATTCCTCCACCGATGGATTTTTTCCGTGGGCACCTAAACATGTCGTAATTATAAACAAATTGACCACACATGCAAGGTTGATTGTGCATTGCACGAACGAAAATAAAGATCTGGGGATAAAAGAGCTTGCATATGGAGCTAGCTTTGACTTCAGGTTTCATGTCAATTTCCGCAAAACGACGACGTACATATGCAGTTTCGAGTGGCCCAAAAACAAGGTAAGATTTGATATTTTCAGCACATATAGAGACGACAACGTATTCAGTAAAGTTGGAGTTTGCAGAGAATGTATTTGGTACATTTATGAACCAGCCCCTTGTCGTGCTAAACGAGATGGAGGTGCTTCTATATGCTTTGGTTGGGATTCTTAA
- the LOC106305768 gene encoding E3 ubiquitin-protein ligase RING1: MATEQEAETVRETSSVSGRFPRNRDLYLFLPFFLGFSNQESPDRDGDVASTRDRVILVNPFTQGMIVLEESSGLNPLLRGLIESREEGHPPASKASIDAMPVVDIEDCQGECVICLEEWQAGETVKEMPCKHRFHGGCIEKWLGLRGSCPVCRFEMPVDGDEAGKKSNDGREIWVRFSFNGGGRSVRDSSGHDHGNSDGDGNTVRSGVTRPVLESEN, from the coding sequence ATGGCGACAGAACAAGAAGCTGAAACTGTAAGAGAGACTTCCTCTGTTTCCGGAAGATTTCCAAGGAACAGAGACTTGTACCTCTTCTTGCCTTTCTTCCTAGGCTTTTCTAATCAAGAATCACCAGACAGAGACGGTGATGTTGCTTCGACGCGTGACCGTGTCATTCTAGTCAACCCTTTTACGCAAGGAATGATCGTCCTCGAGGAGTCATCGGGATTGAATCCTCTGCTTCGCGGCTTAATTGAATCACGTGAGGAAGGTCATCCTCCAGCGTCCAAGGCTTCCATCGATGCGATGCCGGTCGTTGATATCGAGGACTGCCAAGGTGAGTGTGTGATTTGTCTAGAGGAGTGGCAGGCGGGGGAGACGGTGAAGGAGATGCCTTGTAAGCATCGGTTTCATGGAGGATGTATAGAGAAATGGCTAGGGCTTCGTGGGTCGTGTCCTGTTTGTAGGTTCGAGATGCCTGTTGATGGAGATGAGGCTGGGAAGAAAAGTAATGATGGGCGAGAGATTTGGGTTAGGTTTAGTTTCAACGGTGGTGGTCGGAGTGTGAGAGATTCTTCTGGTCATGACCATGGAAACAGTGACGGTGATGGTAACACTGTTAGATCTGGTGTAACAAGACCTGTTCTCGAGTCCGAGAATTAG